A genomic region of Azoarcus sp. KH32C contains the following coding sequences:
- a CDS encoding serine/threonine-protein kinase, whose product MSDIPRTIGKYRIVKEVGRGATAVVYMGESPDWPEPVAIKLIRFQDRSRDEAKWNRRLLKLLKAEKAVASRLDHPHIIRIHEAEVEPSQAYVVMEYFPGESLERFCGFERMLPVHRAIGIVFKCCMALDYAYRQGIVHRDIKPANILVDDRDNVKITDFGLALNINKKVEADSTFIMGVGSPAYMSPEQIKGYPLNQKTDLYSLGVVLFHLLTGRLPFRASNPAQLIYKIINADPPRVSQLNPELPEQMDAVIRKALEKDLYSRYKNGAEFAKDLTAVRFQIVDDRYVPPDTTRFSQLRKLSFFTEFGDVELWEVLRICSWRAAEPGALLIREGDADQRFGILIEGEVEVSVEGRRVSCLGPGEVFGELAWLDNIDHRHPMSIVATARCAYAEIHPAALALATDELRELFRTTLSTVVAKRLGAAARALAQHGEPAAAGQITATTILDLQLVED is encoded by the coding sequence ATGAGCGATATTCCCCGGACAATCGGCAAGTACCGCATCGTGAAGGAGGTCGGGCGCGGTGCGACGGCGGTCGTCTACATGGGCGAATCGCCGGATTGGCCGGAGCCCGTGGCGATCAAGCTGATCCGCTTCCAGGACCGGAGCCGCGACGAGGCAAAGTGGAACCGGCGCCTGCTCAAGTTGCTGAAGGCGGAGAAGGCGGTCGCAAGCCGTCTGGACCACCCCCACATCATCCGCATCCACGAGGCCGAAGTGGAGCCATCCCAGGCTTACGTGGTGATGGAGTATTTTCCCGGCGAGTCGCTGGAGCGGTTCTGCGGTTTCGAGCGGATGTTGCCCGTCCACCGCGCGATCGGCATCGTGTTCAAGTGCTGCATGGCGCTGGATTACGCATATCGTCAGGGGATCGTGCATCGTGACATCAAGCCGGCGAACATCCTGGTCGATGATCGCGACAACGTGAAGATCACCGATTTCGGTTTGGCGCTCAACATCAACAAGAAAGTGGAGGCGGACTCGACCTTCATCATGGGGGTGGGCTCGCCTGCCTATATGAGCCCTGAGCAGATCAAGGGCTATCCGCTGAACCAGAAGACGGACCTGTATTCGCTCGGAGTGGTGCTCTTCCACCTCCTGACGGGACGCTTGCCGTTCCGGGCGAGCAATCCGGCGCAGCTGATCTACAAGATCATCAATGCTGATCCTCCGCGGGTGTCGCAGCTCAATCCGGAACTGCCCGAGCAGATGGACGCCGTGATCCGCAAGGCACTCGAGAAGGATCTGTATTCCCGTTACAAGAACGGGGCGGAGTTCGCCAAGGACCTCACCGCGGTACGTTTCCAGATCGTCGACGATCGTTACGTTCCGCCCGATACCACGCGCTTTTCGCAACTGCGCAAGCTCAGTTTCTTCACCGAGTTCGGTGATGTCGAGCTGTGGGAAGTGCTGAGAATCTGCTCCTGGCGTGCCGCCGAGCCTGGCGCGCTGCTGATCCGCGAAGGGGATGCCGATCAGCGTTTCGGGATCCTCATCGAGGGCGAGGTGGAAGTCTCCGTTGAGGGGCGGCGGGTGTCCTGTCTTGGTCCGGGTGAAGTATTCGGTGAACTGGCCTGGCTCGACAATATCGATCACCGGCATCCGATGTCGATCGTTGCCACTGCCCGCTGCGCGTATGCCGAAATCCATCCCGCTGCGCTTGCACTGGCGACCGACGAACTGCGGGAGTTGTTCCGTACGACCTTGTCGACGGTCGTGGCCAAACGTCTCGGCGCCGCGGCGCGGGCACTCGCTCAGCATGGCGAACCGGCTGCGGCCGGGCAAATCACCGCGACCACGATTCTCGACCTGCAACTGGTCGAGGATTGA
- the grpE gene encoding nucleotide exchange factor GrpE — translation MQENKPSADIQGELPENVATSQSAPPQSNDQGAATQPDTMPSIEETLRQAELKATEHYDAWLRAKAEGENIRRRAQEDIAKASKFAAEKFANAMLPVKDSLEAALAVENQTLESLRAGVDLTLKQLTSAFQAAGVADENPVGSRFDPNRHQAIGMEEADVEPNTVIKVLQKGYMLNERVLRPAMVVVSKAKSA, via the coding sequence ATGCAGGAAAACAAGCCGTCCGCCGACATCCAGGGCGAACTGCCGGAGAATGTCGCGACCTCGCAATCCGCCCCCCCCCAGTCGAACGATCAGGGCGCCGCAACCCAGCCGGATACGATGCCGAGCATTGAGGAAACCCTGCGCCAGGCCGAATTGAAGGCTACCGAACACTACGACGCCTGGCTTCGCGCCAAGGCCGAAGGCGAAAACATTCGTCGCCGCGCTCAGGAAGACATCGCCAAGGCCTCGAAGTTTGCCGCCGAAAAATTTGCTAACGCGATGCTGCCCGTCAAGGACAGCCTCGAAGCCGCCCTTGCAGTCGAGAACCAGACGCTCGAGAGCCTGCGCGCTGGCGTAGACCTCACCCTGAAGCAACTCACCTCCGCGTTCCAGGCTGCTGGCGTCGCCGACGAAAATCCGGTCGGCAGCCGCTTCGACCCTAACCGCCACCAGGCCATTGGCATGGAAGAGGCCGACGTCGAGCCGAACACCGTGATCAAGGTCCTGCAAAAGGGCTACATGCTCAACGAGCGCGTGTTGCGTCCCGCGATGGTCGTGGTCTCGAAGGCAAAAAGCGCCTGA
- the dnaK gene encoding molecular chaperone DnaK — MGKIIGIDLGTTNSCVSVMEGGKPKVIENSEGARTTPSVVAYAEDGEILTGAPAKRQAVTNAKNTLFAVKRLIGRRFEEKEVQKDIDLMPFTIAKADNGDAWVEVRGKKIAPPQVSAEVLRKMKKTAEDYLGEEVTEAVITVPAYFNDSQRQATKDAGRIAGLEVKRIINEPTAAALAFGMDKKPGDSKIAVYDLGGGTFDISIIEIADIDGEHQFEVLATNGDTFLGGEDFDQRLIDYIVTEFKKDQGVDLKNDVLALQRLKEAAEKAKIELSSSQQTEVNLPYITADATGPKHLAIKITRAKFESLVDDLIERTIEPCRIALKDAGIKVSDIDDVILVGGQTRMPKVQDKVKEFFGKDPRKDVNPDEAVAVGASIQGGVLQGEVKDVLLLDVTPLSLGIETLGGVMTKLIQKNTTIPTKASQVFSTADDNQSAVTIHVLQGEREMAAGNKSLGQFNLSDIPPAPRGMPQIEVTFDIDANGILHVSAKDKATGKENKIKIQANSGLSDDEIQRMVQDAAAHAEEDKKAHELVDARNQCDALVHSVKKSLTEYGDKIGADEKAKIEAAMKEAEESLKGNDKATIEAKTQALAMASQKLGEQMYAQTQGAAEGAAGASAGGNSPGGSKAADADVVDAEFTEVKDKK, encoded by the coding sequence ATGGGCAAGATCATTGGCATCGACCTGGGCACCACCAACAGCTGCGTCTCCGTGATGGAAGGCGGCAAGCCCAAGGTCATCGAAAACTCGGAAGGTGCGCGCACCACCCCCTCCGTCGTCGCCTACGCCGAAGACGGCGAGATCCTCACCGGTGCCCCCGCGAAGCGTCAGGCCGTCACCAACGCCAAGAACACCCTGTTCGCCGTCAAGCGCCTGATCGGCCGCCGCTTCGAAGAGAAGGAAGTGCAGAAGGACATCGACCTGATGCCCTTCACAATCGCGAAGGCCGACAACGGCGACGCCTGGGTCGAAGTGCGCGGCAAGAAGATCGCCCCCCCGCAGGTCTCGGCCGAAGTGCTGCGCAAGATGAAGAAGACCGCGGAAGACTACCTCGGCGAGGAAGTCACCGAGGCCGTCATCACCGTTCCCGCCTACTTCAACGACAGCCAGCGCCAAGCCACCAAGGACGCAGGCCGCATCGCCGGCCTCGAAGTCAAGCGCATCATTAATGAGCCGACCGCGGCCGCCCTCGCCTTCGGCATGGACAAGAAGCCGGGCGACTCCAAGATCGCCGTGTATGACCTCGGCGGCGGCACCTTCGACATCTCGATCATCGAGATCGCCGACATCGACGGCGAACACCAGTTCGAAGTGCTCGCGACCAACGGCGACACCTTCCTCGGCGGCGAAGACTTCGACCAGCGCCTGATTGACTACATCGTCACCGAGTTCAAGAAGGACCAGGGCGTCGACCTCAAGAACGACGTGCTCGCGCTGCAGCGCCTGAAGGAAGCCGCCGAAAAGGCCAAGATCGAGCTCTCGTCGTCGCAGCAGACCGAAGTGAATCTGCCCTACATCACGGCCGACGCGACTGGCCCGAAGCACCTGGCGATCAAGATCACCCGCGCCAAGTTCGAATCGCTGGTCGACGACCTCATTGAGCGTACGATCGAACCCTGCCGCATCGCACTGAAGGACGCCGGCATCAAGGTCTCGGACATTGACGACGTGATCCTCGTCGGCGGCCAGACGCGCATGCCGAAGGTTCAAGACAAGGTCAAGGAGTTCTTCGGCAAGGATCCGCGCAAGGACGTGAACCCGGACGAAGCCGTCGCTGTCGGCGCCTCGATCCAGGGCGGCGTGCTGCAAGGTGAAGTCAAGGACGTGCTGCTGCTTGACGTCACCCCGCTGTCGCTGGGCATCGAAACCCTGGGCGGAGTGATGACCAAGCTGATCCAGAAAAACACCACGATCCCGACCAAGGCCTCGCAAGTGTTCTCGACCGCCGACGACAACCAGAGCGCGGTCACTATCCACGTGCTGCAGGGCGAACGCGAAATGGCCGCCGGCAACAAGAGCCTGGGCCAGTTCAACCTGTCGGACATCCCGCCCGCCCCGCGCGGCATGCCGCAAATCGAAGTCACCTTTGACATCGACGCCAACGGCATCCTGCACGTGTCGGCCAAGGACAAGGCGACCGGCAAGGAAAACAAGATCAAGATCCAGGCGAACTCCGGCCTCTCGGACGACGAGATCCAGCGCATGGTGCAGGACGCCGCCGCGCACGCTGAAGAGGACAAGAAGGCCCACGAGCTGGTTGACGCTCGCAATCAGTGCGACGCGCTGGTGCACTCGGTGAAGAAGTCGCTGACCGAATACGGCGACAAGATCGGCGCCGACGAAAAGGCGAAGATCGAAGCCGCCATGAAGGAAGCGGAAGAATCACTGAAGGGTAACGACAAGGCGACCATCGAGGCCAAGACGCAGGCGCTCGCGATGGCCAGCCAGAAACTCGGCGAGCAGATGTATGCCCAGACCCAGGGCGCCGCCGAAGGCGCGGCAGGAGCATCAGCAGGCGGCAACTCGCCGGGCGGCTCGAAGGCTGCCGACGCCGATGTCGTCGATGCCGAGTTCACCGAAGTCAAAGACAAGAAGTAA
- the dnaJ gene encoding molecular chaperone DnaJ codes for MAKRDYYDVLGVNRDASDDEIKKAYRKLAMKHHPDRNPDSKDAEDKFKEAKEAYEILSDGQKRGAYDRYGHAGVDPSAGAGPGAQGFEGFADAFSDIFGDIFGGGGARGRSNVYRGADLRYNLEISLEEAARGADKTIRIPTVEECDTCHGSGAKPGTQPKPCPTCGGAGQVRIQQGFFSIQQTCPKCHGTGRIIPDPCRDCGGAGRVKRQKTLEVKIPAGIDEGMRLRHAGHGEPGVNGGPAGDLYVEIHIRAHPVFQRDRDDLHCEMPISFTTAALGGEIEIPTLDGMARLRIPAETQSGKVFRLRGKGIRNVRSQVHGDLLCHVVVETPVNLTDRQKELLREFEEVSSGDAERHNPKAKSWMDKVKEFFSG; via the coding sequence ATGGCAAAACGGGATTATTACGACGTTCTAGGCGTCAACCGCGACGCGTCGGACGACGAAATCAAGAAGGCCTACCGCAAACTGGCCATGAAGCACCACCCGGACCGCAATCCGGATAGCAAGGACGCCGAGGACAAGTTCAAGGAGGCGAAGGAAGCCTACGAGATCCTCTCCGACGGCCAGAAGCGCGGCGCCTATGATCGCTACGGTCACGCCGGCGTCGATCCATCTGCGGGCGCGGGTCCCGGCGCACAGGGTTTCGAAGGCTTCGCCGACGCCTTCTCCGACATCTTCGGCGACATCTTCGGAGGCGGCGGCGCACGCGGTCGCTCCAACGTCTATCGCGGCGCAGACCTGCGCTACAACCTCGAGATCTCGCTCGAGGAAGCCGCGCGCGGCGCCGACAAGACGATCCGCATCCCGACCGTCGAAGAGTGCGACACCTGCCATGGCAGCGGCGCCAAGCCCGGCACCCAGCCCAAGCCCTGCCCCACCTGCGGCGGCGCGGGCCAGGTTCGCATCCAGCAAGGCTTCTTTTCGATCCAGCAGACCTGCCCGAAGTGTCACGGCACCGGACGCATCATCCCCGACCCCTGCCGCGACTGCGGCGGCGCCGGTCGCGTGAAGCGACAGAAGACGCTCGAAGTGAAGATCCCGGCGGGTATCGACGAAGGCATGCGCCTGCGCCACGCCGGACACGGCGAACCCGGCGTCAACGGCGGCCCAGCCGGCGACCTTTACGTCGAAATCCACATTCGCGCCCACCCGGTATTCCAGCGCGACCGCGACGATCTGCACTGCGAGATGCCGATCAGCTTCACGACGGCCGCACTCGGCGGCGAGATCGAAATCCCGACCCTCGACGGCATGGCGCGCCTGCGCATCCCCGCCGAAACGCAAAGCGGCAAAGTGTTCCGTCTCCGAGGCAAGGGCATCCGCAACGTCCGCTCGCAAGTCCATGGCGACCTGCTGTGCCACGTCGTTGTGGAAACGCCGGTCAACCTGACCGATCGTCAGAAGGAACTGCTGCGCGAATTCGAGGAAGTGTCGAGCGGCGACGCCGAGCGTCACAACCCGAAGGCCAAGTCCTGGATGGACAAGGTGAAAGAGTTCTTCAGCGGCTAA
- the cysS gene encoding cysteine--tRNA ligase, whose amino-acid sequence MLHIHNTLTRKKEIFTPIDEGKVRMYVCGMTVYDYCHLGHARVMVVFDMVARWLRASGYDLTYVRNITDIDDKIIRRAQENGESIRDLTDRFIAAMHEDADALGVQRPNHEPRATEFVPQMQSLIGRLYDKGLAYVAENRDVCYAVRKFEGYGKLSGKTLDELRAGERVEIVGEKRDPLDFVLWKHARVEEPAEVKWNSPWGDGRPGWHIECSAMSSQLLGEHFDIHGGGQDLQFPHHENEVAQSEGAHGHAFVNYWMHNGFVRVDNEKMSKSLGNFFTIRDVLKQYDPEVVRFFILRAHYRSPLNYSDAHLDDARQSLTRLYTALRNVKTAGGGVDWTESHAQRFRAAMDDDFNTAEAVAVLFDLANEVNRTGSESTAAQLKGLAGVLGLLEREPQVFLQGGIGGQGGDADTAAIEAQIAQRAEAKKARNFAEADRIRAELLAQGVVLEDSAQGTIWRRA is encoded by the coding sequence ATGCTTCATATTCACAACACTCTGACACGAAAGAAAGAAATCTTTACCCCCATCGATGAGGGGAAGGTTCGAATGTATGTATGTGGCATGACTGTCTATGACTATTGTCATCTCGGTCATGCTAGAGTCATGGTTGTGTTTGATATGGTTGCGCGTTGGTTGCGCGCCAGCGGATATGACCTGACCTATGTCCGCAACATTACCGATATCGATGACAAAATCATTCGTCGGGCGCAGGAGAACGGAGAGTCGATCCGAGATTTGACCGATCGCTTTATCGCGGCGATGCACGAGGATGCCGACGCGCTGGGGGTGCAACGGCCGAATCACGAGCCGCGGGCGACGGAATTCGTGCCGCAGATGCAGTCGCTCATTGGGCGGCTGTACGACAAGGGCTTGGCCTACGTCGCGGAAAATCGGGACGTGTGCTACGCGGTGCGGAAGTTCGAGGGCTATGGAAAGCTGTCCGGCAAGACTCTCGACGAACTGCGAGCCGGTGAGCGTGTCGAGATCGTCGGCGAGAAGCGCGATCCGCTCGATTTCGTGTTGTGGAAGCACGCGCGAGTCGAAGAGCCGGCGGAAGTGAAGTGGAATTCGCCATGGGGCGACGGCAGGCCGGGGTGGCACATCGAGTGCTCGGCAATGAGTTCGCAGTTGCTCGGCGAACACTTCGACATCCATGGCGGCGGTCAGGATCTGCAGTTTCCGCACCACGAGAACGAGGTGGCGCAGTCGGAAGGGGCGCACGGACACGCTTTCGTTAACTATTGGATGCATAACGGCTTCGTTCGCGTCGACAACGAGAAGATGTCGAAGTCGCTCGGCAACTTCTTCACGATCCGCGACGTGCTCAAGCAGTACGACCCCGAGGTGGTGCGCTTCTTCATTCTGCGCGCGCACTACCGCAGTCCTCTGAACTATTCGGATGCCCACCTCGACGACGCGCGGCAGTCGTTGACGCGTCTCTACACTGCTTTGCGCAACGTCAAGACCGCGGGTGGGGGCGTCGACTGGACGGAAAGCCATGCGCAGCGCTTCCGCGCCGCGATGGATGACGACTTCAACACGGCCGAGGCGGTGGCGGTGCTATTCGACTTGGCCAACGAGGTCAATCGCACGGGTTCGGAGTCAACCGCGGCCCAGTTGAAGGGCTTGGCGGGCGTGCTGGGGCTGCTGGAGCGGGAGCCGCAAGTCTTCCTGCAGGGCGGCATTGGCGGTCAAGGCGGGGACGCCGACACGGCTGCGATCGAAGCGCAGATTGCGCAGCGGGCCGAGGCCAAGAAGGCCAGGAACTTTGCGGAGGCCGACCGCATTCGCGCCGAGTTGCTGGCGCAGGGTGTGGTGCTCGAGGATTCGGCGCAGGGAACGATCTGGCGCCGGGCCTGA
- a CDS encoding nuclear transport factor 2 family protein produces MKMRPNSALALTALVLALGSNPSAHAADTLSQVQSLVNQGQHSQALAMADRLLAANAKDPQTRFLKGIALTELNRPDEAISVFQKLTEDFPELPEPYNNLAVLYAQQRQYDKARAALEMAIRTHPSYATAHENLGDVYARLASQAYDKALQLDSANAAAQSKLALIREITSGKGQSAPRAPAATAASRPVATASAAPAPTPQPAPAPAAAPAATPAAPAIASTAPTASPAPAATNNHAAAPAPAAHAASATSTAEHDAIQAVEAWAKAWSRKDVKAYLGFYDKDFRPPGGQSRRAWENEREQRVAKPGKIAVEIEKPKATVDGDVAVVRFRQNYDSVGFNASSNKTIELVKRNGTWRIREERVGG; encoded by the coding sequence ATGAAGATGCGCCCAAATTCCGCACTCGCCCTTACGGCTCTGGTCCTGGCCCTCGGCTCGAACCCTTCGGCTCATGCCGCCGATACCCTTTCCCAGGTTCAATCGCTCGTGAACCAGGGGCAACACTCTCAAGCGCTCGCAATGGCGGACCGCCTGCTTGCCGCCAACGCCAAGGATCCTCAGACCCGCTTCCTGAAGGGCATTGCCCTGACCGAGTTGAATCGGCCGGATGAAGCGATCAGCGTCTTCCAGAAGCTCACCGAAGATTTCCCCGAACTCCCGGAACCCTACAACAACCTCGCCGTCTTGTACGCGCAGCAGCGCCAATACGACAAGGCCCGCGCCGCGCTCGAAATGGCGATCCGGACTCATCCGAGCTACGCGACTGCGCACGAAAACCTGGGTGACGTGTATGCCCGCCTCGCCAGCCAGGCCTACGACAAGGCCCTGCAGCTCGACTCCGCGAACGCTGCGGCCCAGTCGAAGCTTGCCCTGATTCGCGAGATCACCTCCGGCAAGGGTCAGAGCGCCCCGCGCGCTCCTGCAGCGACCGCGGCATCGCGTCCGGTCGCAACGGCATCTGCCGCACCCGCCCCGACTCCGCAGCCAGCGCCGGCTCCGGCCGCAGCCCCGGCGGCGACACCAGCCGCTCCGGCCATCGCATCCACCGCACCGACCGCCAGCCCGGCACCCGCGGCAACCAACAACCACGCCGCCGCGCCCGCGCCGGCAGCCCACGCGGCCAGCGCGACATCGACCGCCGAACACGACGCCATCCAGGCGGTCGAAGCATGGGCGAAGGCATGGTCCCGCAAGGACGTGAAGGCGTACCTGGGCTTCTACGACAAGGATTTCCGGCCGCCCGGCGGCCAGTCACGCAGGGCATGGGAAAACGAGCGCGAACAACGCGTTGCAAAACCGGGCAAGATCGCTGTCGAGATCGAGAAGCCGAAGGCGACCGTCGATGGCGACGTCGCGGTTGTACGCTTCCGCCAGAACTACGATTCGGTCGGCTTCAATGCCAGCTCGAACAAGACGATCGAGCTCGTCAAGCGTAACGGCACCTGGCGGATTCGCGAGGAGCGTGTTGGAGGATGA
- a CDS encoding murein L,D-transpeptidase family protein, translating to MKCMIAGRKFLVRLLFALLAIAPAFAQPPIAPQRGISDSGPDASLEYVFTEIEANRLDSALERTEALIRAYPNFRLAHLIKGDLLLARAKPLTTFGNAQAPAERVRDLREEAIARLRAYRERPTTSKYIPRYLLQMSPDQRYAIVVDSKRARLYVYANEAGKPRFVADYYVSHGKGGVDKRNEGDNKTPLGVYQVTSFIEQAKLPDLYGSGAFPINYPNEWDRRQGRTGHGIWLHGTQSDTYSRAPLASEGCVTMSNQDFLQISNFVQVGLTPVIISNEIEWLSLDNWQSERKNLQETIEHWRRDWESVDVDRYLSHYSKDFRSDQQDLAAWAAQKRNVAQSRKWIKVNLDKLSMFRNPGREDMVVVTFEQDYRSDGISDRIRKRQYWLKEGGRWKIVYEGKA from the coding sequence ATGAAGTGCATGATTGCCGGACGAAAGTTTCTCGTCCGACTGTTGTTCGCCCTACTGGCAATTGCCCCGGCATTTGCCCAGCCGCCTATCGCGCCGCAACGGGGCATCTCCGACTCGGGCCCCGATGCCTCGCTTGAATACGTATTCACGGAGATTGAGGCCAACCGCCTCGACTCCGCTCTTGAGCGAACCGAAGCACTCATTCGCGCTTATCCGAACTTCCGTCTCGCCCACCTGATCAAGGGCGACCTCCTGCTCGCCCGCGCCAAGCCGCTTACCACCTTCGGGAACGCTCAAGCGCCGGCCGAGCGGGTCCGGGATCTTCGCGAAGAAGCCATCGCACGATTGCGGGCGTACCGGGAACGCCCCACGACGTCAAAATACATCCCGCGCTACCTACTGCAGATGAGCCCGGACCAGCGGTACGCGATCGTCGTCGACAGCAAGCGCGCGCGGCTTTACGTGTACGCCAACGAAGCCGGGAAGCCTCGCTTTGTCGCGGATTACTATGTGAGCCACGGCAAGGGTGGCGTGGACAAGCGGAATGAAGGCGACAACAAGACCCCGCTCGGCGTCTATCAGGTCACCTCTTTCATCGAACAAGCAAAGCTCCCCGACCTGTATGGCAGCGGCGCATTTCCCATCAACTATCCGAACGAGTGGGACCGCCGGCAGGGTCGCACCGGGCATGGCATCTGGCTCCACGGCACTCAGAGCGACACCTATTCGCGGGCACCGCTGGCCTCCGAAGGCTGCGTGACGATGTCGAACCAGGATTTCCTGCAGATCTCCAATTTCGTGCAGGTGGGCCTGACCCCAGTCATCATCAGCAACGAAATCGAATGGCTTTCGCTCGACAACTGGCAGTCGGAACGCAAGAACCTGCAAGAAACCATCGAGCATTGGCGCCGCGATTGGGAAAGCGTCGATGTGGACCGCTATCTGTCCCATTATTCCAAGGACTTCCGCAGCGATCAGCAGGATCTGGCTGCTTGGGCCGCGCAAAAGCGTAACGTGGCCCAGAGCCGCAAATGGATCAAGGTCAATCTCGACAAGCTCAGCATGTTCCGCAACCCGGGACGCGAAGACATGGTCGTGGTCACCTTTGAACAAGACTATCGAAGCGACGGCATCTCAGACCGCATTCGCAAGCGCCAGTATTGGCTGAAGGAAGGCGGCCGCTGGAAGATCGTCTACGAAGGCAAGGCCTGA
- a CDS encoding peptidylprolyl isomerase: MKRFLISFFLTAWLANAFGANPVVEMRTNQGTITIELFADKAPKSVANFLEYVQGGQYNGTIFHRVIDGFMIQGGGFDADMREKSTRAPIENEARNGLRNQVGTLAMARTANPHSATAQFFINLADNQFLDYPSRDGWGYAVFGKVTKGLDVVQKIGKVPTGNLKGFQDVPQQSVTIESVRVIQGDKAANTKQ; encoded by the coding sequence ATGAAACGCTTCCTCATTTCGTTTTTTCTCACAGCGTGGCTCGCCAACGCCTTCGGAGCCAATCCGGTGGTCGAGATGCGTACCAACCAGGGTACGATCACGATCGAACTGTTCGCTGACAAAGCCCCGAAGTCCGTCGCAAACTTCCTTGAATACGTGCAGGGCGGCCAATACAACGGGACGATCTTCCATCGCGTCATCGATGGCTTCATGATCCAGGGTGGCGGCTTCGACGCGGACATGCGGGAGAAGTCGACCCGCGCCCCGATCGAAAACGAGGCTCGCAACGGACTGCGCAACCAGGTGGGCACGCTGGCGATGGCGCGCACCGCAAACCCGCACTCGGCAACCGCCCAATTCTTCATCAACCTGGCCGACAATCAGTTCCTCGACTACCCTTCGCGTGACGGCTGGGGCTATGCCGTCTTCGGCAAGGTCACCAAGGGGCTCGACGTCGTCCAAAAGATCGGAAAGGTCCCGACCGGCAACCTCAAGGGTTTCCAAGACGTTCCGCAACAATCGGTCACGATCGAATCGGTCCGTGTCATCCAAGGCGACAAAGCCGCCAACACCAAACAGTAA
- a CDS encoding peptidylprolyl isomerase, with protein sequence MAVKLHTNFGIITLELDADKAPVTVQNFLDYVSAGHYDNTVFHRVINGFMIQGGGFEPGMKQKPTGEQIKNEADNGLKNKKGTIAMARTQAPHSATAQFFINVADNDFLDFRSPDIQGWGYCVFGRVTEGMDVVDAIRAVRTGSSGFHQDVPVEDVLIQRAEII encoded by the coding sequence ATGGCAGTCAAGCTGCACACCAACTTCGGAATCATCACTCTCGAACTCGATGCCGACAAGGCTCCAGTGACGGTTCAGAACTTTCTCGATTACGTCAGCGCCGGTCACTACGACAACACCGTATTCCACCGCGTCATCAACGGCTTCATGATCCAGGGCGGCGGCTTCGAGCCTGGCATGAAGCAAAAGCCGACCGGCGAACAGATCAAGAACGAGGCTGACAACGGCCTGAAGAACAAGAAGGGTACGATCGCCATGGCCCGCACCCAGGCCCCTCACTCGGCGACCGCCCAGTTCTTCATCAACGTCGCTGACAACGATTTCCTCGACTTCCGGTCGCCGGACATCCAAGGCTGGGGGTATTGCGTATTCGGCCGCGTCACCGAGGGCATGGACGTCGTAGACGCGATCCGGGCGGTGCGCACCGGCTCCAGCGGCTTTCATCAGGACGTCCCGGTCGAGGACGTGCTGATCCAACGCGCCGAAATCATCTAA
- a CDS encoding UDP-2,3-diacylglucosamine diphosphatase → MTVLFISDLHLSEQEPGNVRAFLSFLGSTARDAEALYILGDLFEYWAGDDDETPLSHAVGTALATLRTQGIRIGFIPGNRDFLLGATFAASAGMEILPDPTTIRLGDQDVLLSHGDALCTDDAAYQNYRQMVRTPDWQMSFLQRPLAERRQLIEQLRQHSEQAKQEKSMEIMDVNSTAVENLLRAKGYPTLIHGHTHRPAVHIHEVDGHRCERWVLSDWHSEATYLEWAGEAFRLHVPRKPA, encoded by the coding sequence ATGACGGTCCTGTTCATCTCCGACCTTCATCTATCGGAGCAAGAGCCCGGCAACGTCCGGGCTTTTCTATCCTTCCTCGGTTCGACGGCCCGAGACGCAGAAGCGCTCTACATCCTCGGCGACCTCTTTGAGTACTGGGCAGGCGACGACGACGAAACACCGCTCAGTCACGCCGTCGGTACGGCATTGGCAACCCTGAGGACGCAAGGGATTCGCATCGGATTCATCCCCGGCAACCGCGATTTCCTGCTCGGGGCGACCTTCGCTGCTTCAGCGGGAATGGAGATACTGCCCGATCCGACGACGATCCGTCTGGGCGATCAGGATGTACTCCTCAGCCACGGTGATGCGCTCTGCACCGACGACGCTGCTTATCAGAATTATCGCCAGATGGTACGCACACCTGACTGGCAAATGTCCTTCCTGCAACGCCCCCTCGCCGAAAGACGCCAGCTCATCGAACAGCTGCGACAACACAGCGAACAGGCGAAACAGGAAAAGTCCATGGAAATCATGGACGTCAATTCGACGGCAGTTGAAAACCTGCTACGCGCGAAAGGCTATCCGACCTTGATCCACGGACACACCCACCGTCCCGCCGTGCATATCCATGAGGTGGATGGGCACCGCTGCGAACGATGGGTACTCTCGGACTGGCATTCGGAAGCCACATACCTCGAGTGGGCCGGAGAAGCGTTCCGCCTTCACGTTCCAAGGAAGCCGGCCTGA